Proteins co-encoded in one Rattus rattus isolate New Zealand chromosome 5, Rrattus_CSIRO_v1, whole genome shotgun sequence genomic window:
- the LOC116900353 gene encoding olfactory receptor 5W2-like produces MDIGNCSLNEFIFVGVTNNPEMKGTLFTIFLLIYVSNLLGNLGMIILIRMDAQLHTPMYFFLSHLSFCDLCYSTVIGPKMLVDMFGKNKSIPFWGCALQLFIFCTFADSECVLLAVMAFDRYQAISNPLLYTVNMSSRKCFMLMAGVYLVGTSDALIHTTLAFRLCFCGSNEINHFFCDLPPLYLLSCSDTQVNYLVLFTIYGFLELSTISGVLVSYCYIIASVFKIHSTEGRLKAFSTCTSHLTAVAIFQGTLLFTYFRPSSSYSLDQDKMTSLFYTLVIPMLNPLIYSLRNKDVKEALEKIKRKSWF; encoded by the coding sequence ATGGATATAGGAAACTGTTCCTTGAATGAATTCATTTTTGTTGGAGTTACCAATAACCCAGAGATGAAAGGAACACTGTTTACCATATTTCTCCTCATCTATGTCAGCAATCTTCTGGGGAATCTTGGTATGATCATTTTGATCAGAATGGATGCCCagctccacacacccatgtactttttcctgagccacctctctttCTGCGATCTCTGCTATTCCACAGTAATTGGTCCCAAGATGCTGGTAGATATGTTTGGCAAAAACAAGTCGATTCCCTTCTGGGGCTGTGCTCTGCAGCTCTTCATTTTCTGTACCTTTGCGGATTCTGAGTGTGTGCTGTTGGCAGTCATGGCTTTTGATAGATACCAGGCCATTAGCAACCCCTTGCTCTACACAGTAAACATGTCCAGCAGGAAGTGTTTCATGCTCATGGCTGGAGTTTACCTGGTGGGAACATCAGATGCTTTGATACATACAACGTTGGCATTTCGCTTATGTTTCTGTGGGTCTAATGAGATCAATCACTTCTTTTGTGATCTACCTCCACTTTACCTTCTCTCCTGCTCAGATACTCAAGTAAATTACCTGGTACTATTTACTATTTATGGCTTCCTTGAACTGAGTACCATCTCAGGAGTCCTTGTTTCTTACTGTTACATCATTGCATCAGTCTTTAAAATCCATTCAACTGAAGGGAGGCTCAAGGCTTTCTCCACCTGTACCTCTCACTTGACCGCAGTTGCTATTTTTCAAGGAACGCTACTCTTCACATATTTTCGACCAAGTTCTTCTTATTCCCTTGATCAAGACAAAATGACATCTCTATTTTATACCCTTGTGATTCCTATGCTGAACCCCCTGATTTACAGCTTAAGGAACAAGGATGTGAAAGAGGCcttggagaaaattaaaagaaaaagttggttttaa
- the LOC116900355 gene encoding olfactory receptor 5W2-like, which produces MTFENFTMFTDFVFLGLSGRQDVQQGLFAFFFFVYSLTVIANLGMVILIKLDSRLHTPMYYFLSNLSICDICYSSTVSPKMLADFLSKEKMIPYNLCAVQMYFFGAFADVECLMLAVMAYDRYVAICNPLLYTIAMSKKVCIQLVAVAYAVGLVDSAIHTCCTFQLSFCNSNVINHFFCDIPPLLALSCSDTSINEIVMFTFIGCVVGCSIVTVLLSYCYIIATICRMNSAEGRRKAFSTCASHLMAVAIFHGTLLFMYFRPSSSYSMDTDKMASVFYTVIIPMLNPLIYSLRNKDVKGALKKAININSWPG; this is translated from the coding sequence ATGACTTTTGAGAACTTCACCATGTTTACAGACTTTGTCTTCTTAGGACTTTCCGGCAGACAGGATGTGCAACAGGGactctttgctttcttcttctttgtttataGCCTGACTGTAATTGCTAATCTAGGAATGGTCATATTAATTAAATTGGACAGCAGGCTTCACACACCTATGTACTATTTCCTGAGCAATCTGTCCATCTGTGACATCTGCTACTCCTCTACAGTCTCTCCCAAGATGCTGGCTGATTTCTTGTCTAAAGAGAAGATGATTCCTTATAATTTATGTGCTGTTCAAATGTATTTTTTCGGGGCCTTTGCAGATGTTGAATGCCTCATGCTTGCTGTgatggcctatgatcgctatgttGCCATCTGCAATCCCCTGCTCTATACAATTGCAATGTCCAAGAAGGTCTGTATCCAGCTTGTGGCTGTTGCCTATGCAGTAGGCTTGGTGGATTCAGCAATCCACACATGCTGTACATTCCAACTGTCCTTCTGCAATTCAAATGTCATCAACCACTTTTTCTGTGACATTCCACCCTTGTTGGCCCTCTCCTGCTCAGATACATCCATTAATGAAATAGTGATGTTCACATTTATTGGCTGCGTGGTAGGGTGCAGCATTGTCACTGTCCTTCTCTCCTACTGCTACATCATTGCTACAATCTGCAGGATGAACTCTGCTGAGGGCAGACGCAAAGCATTTTCCACATGTGCCTCCCACCTCATGGCTGTGGCCATTTTTCATGGAACTCTGCTTTTCATGTATTTCCGTCCCAGCTCAAGTTACTCCATGGACACAGACAAAATGGCCTCTGTTTTCTATACAGTTATAATTCCTATGTTAAACCCACTGATCTACAGTTTGCGAAATAAGGATGTGAAGGGGGCTCTGAAGAAGGCAATCAATATTAACTCATGGCCTGGATGA
- the LOC116900354 gene encoding olfactory receptor 5W2-like translates to MDKKNCSSVGEFIFLGITNNPDMKVALFTTLLLVYLINLLANLGMIILIRVDTQLQTPMYFFLSHLSFCDLCYSTAIGPKMLVDLLAEEKSIPIVGCALQFFTFCVFADSECLLLAVMAYDRYQAISNPLLYTVNMSSRLCSLLMAGVYLVGTADALIHTTLAFRLCFCRSNEINHFFCDVPPLLLISCSDTEANELAIFTIFGFIELSTISGVLVSYSYIISSVLKICSAEGRFKAFSTCVSHLTAVAVFQGTMLFMYFRPSSSYSLDQDKMTSLFYTLVIPMLNPLIYSLRNKDVKEALAKLKNNW, encoded by the coding sequence ATGGACAAGAAAAATTGTTCCTCTGTGGGTGAATTCATCTTCTTGGGAATTACCAATAACCCTGACATGAAAGTGGCCCTCTTCACCACACTCCTACTTGTTTATCTCATTAATCTTCTGGCCAATCTTGGGATGATCATCTTAATTAGAGTAGACACTCAGCTGCAGacacccatgtactttttcctcagcCACCTCTCTTTCTGTGACCTCTGCTATTCCACAGCAATTGGACCCAAGATGTTGGTGGACCTTTTAGCTGAGGAGAAATCAATTCCCATTGTTGGTTGTGCTCTGCAGTTTTTTACGTTCTGTGTCTTTGCAGATTCTGAGTGTCTACTGCTGGCAGTGATGGCCTATGATAGGTACCAGGCCATCAGTAACCCCTTGCTCTATACAGTGAACATGTCCAGCAGGCTGTGCTCCCTCCTGATGGCTGGGGTTTACCTGGTGGGAACAGCAGATGCTTTGATACATACAACCCTGGCCTTCCGCTTGTGTTTCTGCAGGTCTAATGAGATCAACCActttttctgtgatgttcctCCTCTTCTATTAATATCTTGCTCAGATACAGAGGCCAATGAATTAGCTATATTCACAATTTTTGGGTTTATTGAGCTGAGCACCATTTCTGGAGTCCTTGTATCCTATAGCTACATCATATCATCAGTCTTGAAGATTTGCTCTGCTGAGGGGAGGTTTAAAGCTTTCTCCACCTGTGTTTCCCACCTGACTGCAGTTGCAGTGTTCCAGGGGACTATGCTCTTTATGTATTTCCGGCCAAGTTCTTCCTATTCTCTAGATCAAGACAAAATGACTTCACTCTTCTACACGCTGGTGATTCCAATGTTGAACCCTCTGAtttacagcctgaggaacaaagATGTGAAAGAGGCTCTGGCAAAATTGAAGAATAATTGGTGA